The genome window GAACCCGGGGACCCGCCCAGGCGTGCGCGGCGGATAAACTGCGGCATGACCAACGTGCAACTTCCCGATGAACTGGCGAAGGAACTGGTCGTGATGACCGGCCAGCCCGACGCCGACACTGCCGTCATGCAGGCGCTCAGCGAGTACGTGCAATATCGCAAGCAACTCCGGGTGCTGGACTTCGAGGGCCAGTTCGACGCCGATCCTACCTTCGACTACAAAGAGCAACGGCGCGTTCCGTGACAGACCGCCGGGTGCTGGTGGACACCGATGTCTGGTCGGAGTTCTACCGCAGGCGGACGGGTGGGTCGTCGGCGCAGGTGCGGCAGCTCAGGGAGTTGATCCGGGCACAGAGGGTTGCCCTGCTGGGTGCGGTTCGCCAGGAAATCCTCTGCGGCTGACGGTACTTCCACCAGTTCGAGCAGATCAGGGAACTCTTGCGGCCTTTTCCAGACCAACCCGTAACCACCCCCGAGTACGAGCTGGCCGCCGAGTTCTTTAACCTCTGCCGTAGTCGGGGCATTCAGGGCAGCAACACGGACTTCCTGATCTACGCGTGCAGTGCCCGGTGGGACATGCCCGTGATGACCAAGGACGCCGACTTCAGGCGCTTTGCCGAACATGTCCCGGTCAAGCTCTACGCTCGGCCAGGTGTGTAGGGCTTCCCCGTTCCCGCCGTCTTGCAAGGGAGAACCAGGGGTGAGGACGCTCCTCGGTATATACTCCTGATAGCTATCAGGGGGTGGAGCATGACCAAGGCCAAGTACGACACCGCAAAGCTCTTCCAGACGGGCCGCAGTCAGGCTGTCCGGCTGCCCAAGGAATACCGCTTCGAGGGCGAAGAGGTCATCATCAAGCGCGTGGGCGATGGGGTGCTGTTGCTGCCACGGAACAACCGCTGGAGCAACCTTCTGGCCGCCGTCTACGACTCAGGGGATGACTTTCAGTTCGAGCGTGACCAGGGGGAACAGCAGGAGCGGGACTGGGGCGACTTGTAGCCCATGCCCGCCCCCAAGTTTTTCCTCGACACCAATACCTGCGTTTACATCCTGAACAAGCGTCCTGCACACATCGCTGAACGGTTTGCCCGCCACAGCCTGGGCGACGTTGCCGTGAGCAGCGTCACCGTGTCGGAACTGACCTATGGCGCCGCCAAAAGTGTTAAGCCCGGCACACGAGAACGGCTCGAGGGGTTCCTGCTGGACCTCGTGACCGTCCCCTACGATGACGCTGCCGCCTGGGTATACGGAAAAATCAGGGCGGGATTGCAGACGACTGGAAAACTCATCGGCCCGCTCGACCTGCTGATCGCCGCCCACGCCCTCAGCGCGGACGTGACGCTGGTGACCAACAACGAGGGAGAGTTCAGGCGCGTACCGGGGTTGAGGGTCGAGAACTGGTTCCCAGAATGACGAAGGGGCGATTGGAAAAGCAGGGGCCGGGCTCTGCCTAATTTCAATCCCCACTGCTGCCCCGCACCGCTTCCAGCCTGTCCCGGTACATCACCACCAGCTTATGGTCGGTGAGCAACTCCCACACGCGCGGCCACACGTCGTCTAGGAGCGCCCGGAAGTCGGCTACCCGCATGTTTCCCGTGCGGACGTGAATCACCCACGGCGGCGGCTCCTGCGCCAGCATCCGCTTGGTGAAGTCGGCGTCCTGCGTAACGATCACCAGGGACTCCTCACTCGCCCGCTCCCACAACGCCCAGTCTTTAAGGCCCTCTGTCCACTCGCTGACATGAAAGACGGGCACGTCGAACGAGCCGCGCAACCTGGCAGACACGTTCAGCAGCACGCCCGCGGGCTTCAAGCGATCTTCTCGAACGTTACGCTATGGCCTGCCAGCCGCGCCGCGTACTCCAGGCACGCCAGCACGTCCTCGCGCGTGAGCCGTGGGTAGGCGTCCACCACCTCCTCTACGCTGTCCCCAGCACTTAGGTGCCCCAGCACGGTTTGCACGCTGACCCGCGTCCCGGTGACGGTGGGCTTGCCTCCGTTCACTTCTGGATCGATGCTGACGCGATCACTCATGGCTGATAGTAATGTAAATATCCGTGGGCTCGCGCCTCGCTGACCTTGCCCCCACCCCCCACCCCACCGCCGCTCCCACCTTCGACCACAAGCGGCAGCGCCTGCAAAAGCAGGGGGAGAGTGGGGGCAGGGGTTGGGTATGGAGGTGAAGAGACATGCCGCCCGTAGTCGGTGGGGTTATCTATATTGGAAATTGTACTGGGTGGTGTGTAGAGTTTCGGGATCAGAGGAGCTTGAATATTTCCAAACTCCTGTCGTAGTATGCATTATGACCGACATAACAAAAATCTCTGGGAGTGAGCTTAATTATAACGAACAGTTGTTAAATTTTGAAAACGCATTAGTTAGACAACTTTCCAGTCTTGGCCTACCGAGTGACGGCGTGCTTATTAACACACAGGAAAGAGGAGTAGTGTTTTTTAACGCCCCTAGCGTCGTAGGTCTTTTGGAAGCATCAAAGCGGCAGGATTCCATATATATTGCTAAATTTTTAGCTGCCGTTGCCTCGGGACTTTTTGATGCCGC of Deinococcus planocerae contains these proteins:
- a CDS encoding DUF2191 domain-containing protein, with the protein product MTNVQLPDELAKELVVMTGQPDADTAVMQALSEYVQYRKQLRVLDFEGQFDADPTFDYKEQRRVP
- a CDS encoding antitoxin, with translation MTKAKYDTAKLFQTGRSQAVRLPKEYRFEGEEVIIKRVGDGVLLLPRNNRWSNLLAAVYDSGDDFQFERDQGEQQERDWGDL
- the vapC gene encoding type II toxin-antitoxin system tRNA(fMet)-specific endonuclease VapC — protein: MPAPKFFLDTNTCVYILNKRPAHIAERFARHSLGDVAVSSVTVSELTYGAAKSVKPGTRERLEGFLLDLVTVPYDDAAAWVYGKIRAGLQTTGKLIGPLDLLIAAHALSADVTLVTNNEGEFRRVPGLRVENWFPE
- a CDS encoding DUF5615 family PIN-like protein, with protein sequence MKPAGVLLNVSARLRGSFDVPVFHVSEWTEGLKDWALWERASEESLVIVTQDADFTKRMLAQEPPPWVIHVRTGNMRVADFRALLDDVWPRVWELLTDHKLVVMYRDRLEAVRGSSGD
- a CDS encoding DUF433 domain-containing protein — translated: MSDRVSIDPEVNGGKPTVTGTRVSVQTVLGHLSAGDSVEEVVDAYPRLTREDVLACLEYAARLAGHSVTFEKIA